GGAGAAACAGCCGTTTGAGTTCGCGAGCAAATCGGCTCGTCTCGCTGCGGGCCTGATCTTCGCTCGTGCATCGCTGACGAACCATCAACGACCATACCAGGGCCGACGTCATTCCGATCACGCACAACATCTCAGCGTCGATGCCGTCCTGGCTGCGCGGGCTATCGGCGAGCCGTTCGAGAGCGGACACGTATTCATCCCAGCCGGGCTTGGACACGGTTTCGTCGTCTCTCAGGAGATGGAACATCCAGATCCGCGCGATGTCGGGATTCTCTCGGAAGTGGTGGGCAAAGAAGTCGATCTGATCACCCAGATCCCGGGTCTGGCCGAACGTCTCGCGGAGTTCGCGCGCGAATTGCGCCCCGACCGCGTGGACCAGGTCTTCGCGTTGCCGGAAGTGCTGATAGGCGGTGCTCCGATTGAGGCCGGCTCTCTGAGCGACCGCGACGACCGTCAGTGCATCGAGTCCATCTTCTGCGACGAGCTGCTTCGCAGCGGCCAGAAGACTCGCGCGACTGGCTCGGGCGTCGCTTCGCAACGGTCGCTCGTTCGTATTGGCGCTCATTGTGCCCTCCTGGGCTAAATCCTACACCATTGTTGCATTTAGTAAGTCCAACTTCTATGTTGGACTTGATGAGTTCCTCTCCCCCCGATCCATCCATTCGCGTCAGCCGCCAGGGTGGGGTCGTGACGATCAGGCTCGATCGCCCCGAGAAGCGGAACTCGTTGACGCCGGCCCTTTTCGAGGCACTGGGGGCCCAGTTCGATGCCGTGGCCGCCAACCCCGAAGATCGGGTCCTGATTTTGACCGGAGCCGGTGAGGCTTTTTGCACGGGAGCGGATCTGAGCGGGGGCGGCGACGCCGCCGAGCGCCTTGCAGGGGGACCTGTTTCTCGCGCCCAGTGGACGCGCCAGACCACTTCCGCCGCGCTCTCCCTTCACCGGATCGGCAAGCCTACGATCGCCGCGGTAAACGGCACGGCCGCAGGCGGGGGCTGCAACCTGGCGCTCGGTTGCGACATCGTCTTTGCTGCGGAGTCGGCGCGATTCAGCGAGATCTTCGTGAATCGCGGACTCGCACTCGACTACGCGGGCACCTGGTTGCTACCGCGCCTGGTAGGTCTGCAGCGAGCCAAGGACCTGGCTTTCAATGGCGCTCTGATCGACGCGCGCCAGGCCCTGGAGTTGGGACTGGTGCTCGAGGTCGTTCCCGATCACGCACTCGCGGCTCGCGTTGCGGACTACGCGCGGGTTCTCGCCTCCAAACCACCGATCGCGCTCGGCCTGATCAAGAACGGCTTGAATCGCGCCACAGCCTGGGACTTTGAAACCGCTCTCGAGTACGAGGTAGAGGCGCAGTCTCAATGCCTCGGCACACATGACTTCCGCGAGGCCATGGCCGCGTGGATGCAGAAGCGCGAAGGCAACTACGAAGGTCGCTAGGCGATCGCAAAAACAAAATGGAGCCCCCATGACGCTTCCGAAAACCAGCCTTGCAATGGTGCAGACGGCCGCTCGCACCCTCGAGCCCATGGATATTCCGCTACCGGAGATCGACGACGACTCCGGTCTGGTTCGAATCGAAGCCTGCGGCATCTGCGGCAGCGATTACGAGCAGTTCGAGGGAGTCCTTCGCACACCCATGCCGGCCGTGCCCGGCCACGAACCACTCGGGGTGGTCGCCAAGATCGGCGATCGTGCGGCGCAGCGTTGGGGTGTGGACGTGGGCGATCGAGTTGCCGTAGAGACCATGCTCTCGTGCCACCACTGCGGCCCTTGTCTCGGTGGTTCCTATCATCTCTGCAACTCGCGACGCATCTACTCCTACATCCCGCTCTCGGACGCTCCCGGACTCTGGGGGTCCTACGCCCAGTACATGTACCTCGACCCGAACTGTGTGGTTCACAAGGTCGACTCGAGCCTCGATGCGTCGACGGCCGTGATGTTCAATCCTTTGGGTGCGGGCTTTCGCTGGGCCGTCGAGATTCCGGGAACCGGCCCGGGTGACACCGTTCTGATTCAGGGTCCCGGGCAACGAGGCCTGGCGAGCGTGCTCGCCTGCCGCGAGGCCGGTGCAGCGAAGATCATCGTCACCGGGCTCGAAGCCGACGCCCAGAAGCTCGCGCTCGCGCGCGAGTTCGGAGCGCACGCCACCATCGACGTCCAAAACGAGAATGTCCGCACTCGCGTCAAGGAACTCACCGATGGACGCGGAGCCGATGTGGTCGTCGACGTCTCTTCTTACGCCACCGAGCCCGTCGCGCAGTCCCTCGACTACGTGCGCATGGGCGGCACGGTCGTACTCGCCGGGGTGAAGGGCTTCAAAGAGGTCCCGGGCTTTGTTTCAGACAAGGTCGTCATGAAGGAAATCACCATCAAAGGTGCGATCGGCGTCACGAGTACGGGCTACGCCAACGCGATCCGCCTGCTCGAATCGCGCAAGTACCCGGTCGAGCGCATGCACACCCACGACTTCGACCTGCGAGAGGCCGAGCTCGCCATTCGCACCCTGGCCCGGGAGATCCCCGGCGAGGAATCGATTCACTCCTGCTTGATTCCCGAAGCATAAGGACCACGTAAATGGAAGAAATCCGCAGCTGGGTCGAAAACTCACCGTACAGCAAGTTTCTGGGCGTTCGCCTCGACCATATCGACGAGAAGAGCGCGCGTTTGATCCTGCCGTATCAAGACGAGAACTCGAACCCCGGCAAGGCTCTGCACGGTGGCTGTGCCGCCTCACTCGGTGCGATCGGCGGCCAGGCCGTGGCGCGCGCTGCGCTCGGTCCCGAGTCCGGCGCCTGGCACACGGCCCAGATGCAGGTGAGCTACCTCGCGGCCGCAATCGGCGAGGACGTGATCGCCGAAGCGGAGTTGCTGCGACGCGGCAAGGAACTCTGCTTCGTTTCAATCGGCGTCAAGACTGCGGAAGGGAAACAGATCGCGAGCATCACGACCACCGTGCGCGGGCGCATGGGCGCGGAACTCGTCGAGACCGCTGCATCCAGCGGCGATCACGGGGAAAGTGATCCCGGCCCGATGGGCCCGCATATCGGCAAGGTTCCGTTCATCGGCAACCGCGGCATCGCTGTTGAACACATGGCCGGCGGAACTTCCCGACTGGTCATGCCCTATTCGGAGAACAACGCGGACCTCGCCGGCGGAGTGCACGAAGGCGCCGTGTTGGCGCTCCTGGATACGACCGGCGCCATGGGATCGTGGGCCGAATCGGGTCCCGGCCGTTATAAAGCTTCGACCGTTTCCATGCAGCTCCAGAACCTCGCGCCCGCCCCGAAGGCCGATCTCGTCGCCTATGGTCGCTGCGCACAACGCGACGGTGCGATTTTCTGGACCGACGTCGAGGTGGCGAGCGCGGTCGACGGTCGCATCGCTTCTCGCGGCACCGTCCTCTACCGGATCGTGACCTGAAACGTTCCACTCGCAGGAAATAGACCCCTTTTCACGAGGAGACCCTCCATGCCTATCAATCCCGATTCAGTCGGCCTAAAGGGTGAGCCCGTCCGACGCTCCTGGAAGTCCAAAGACGCACTCCTGTACGCGCTCGGTGTCGGTGCCGGAACTGAAGAGCTGGCCTTTACCACGGAGAACACCAAGGACACTCCCCAACGCGTGTTGCCGACCATGGCCGTCGTTCTGGGCGGAGGCGGTGTTCCGTTCGACAAGCTCGGGTCCTTCAACGCGGCGTTGATGCTCCACGGTGCCCAGGGCATCGAGTTGCTCGACGAGATTCCCGCGGAAGGCGAGATCGAAAGCACGGGATCGATTGGGGCGATCTGGGACAAGGGCAAGGCCGCCTCGGTGGAGATGCTCTCGGAGTCGATCAACGTCGCCACGGGCAAGCCGCTGTTCCGCACGAAGATGACCGCCTTCCTGCGCGGAGAAGGGGGCTGGGGTGGCGAGCGCGGCCCTTCGCCGACCTGGGAGTTGCCGAGCAAGAAGGCGGACCACGAGGTTCGCTACTCGACCCGGGCAGATCAGCCGCTGATCTACCGGCTGTCGGGTGATCGCAACCCGCTCCACTCAGATCCTTCGTTTGCAAAGCTGGGCGGATTCGAGCGACCCATCCTGCACGGTCTTTGCAGCTACGGCTTCACGGGCCGTGCACTCTTGCACTCGTTATGCGACGGCGACCCCGCGCGCTTCAAGGCAATGGACGCGCGCTTCTCCAAGCCGGTCATGCCCGGTGACGACCTCGTCGTATCGATCTGGGCCAATGGAAACGAAGCGCAGTTTCAGACAAAGAATCAGGACGGCGACGTGGTCATCGACCAGGGCGTCGTGAAGTTCGCCTAGCACCGGCCATGGCTGAGATTCGCGACGAAGAACTGCGGGAACGCACCCGCGCTCTCCTCGAGGAGGTCCATCCGGACGATCCCGCCGTGGATCGCGTGACCTTCCGAGGTGCGCAGTTCGACCACGGCCTGGGTATGGTGCATTTCCCGGAAGGGCGCGGGGGGCTCGGATTCCAGCCGAAGCAGCAACAGGTCGTCAATGACGAGCTGCGACTGCGGACAAAGACCCGTTACCGGGACTCCATCGTCAATCTGATCGGCATTGGCATGGCGGCCCCCACTCTGCTGACCTACGCATCCGAAGAGCTTCAAAAGCGCTTCTTGCGGCCGATCTTCACCGGTGAAGAGATCTGGTGTCAGCTTTTCAGCGAGCCCGGCGCGGGATCCGACCTCGCCGCACTCGGAACGCGGGCCGAGCGCGCGGGCGAAGAGTGGCTCGTCAACGGACAGAAGGTCTGGACAACGCTTGCGCATGTCTCCCGCTTCGGAATGCTACTTGCGCGCACGGACCCGGAACGACCCAAGCACGACGGCCTCAGCTACTTCATCCTCGACATGCAAGCTCCCGGCGTCGAAGTTCGGCCGCTGCATCAGATCACGGGTGAAGCCGAGTTCAACGAGGTCTTCCTGAGCGACGTGCGAATTCCCGACGATTGGATGCTGGGAAACGAAGGACAGGGCTGGCGAGTCGCGATCACGACCTTGATGAACGAGCGTGTTGCAATCGGCGGCGGTGAAGGCGTTGGCCGCCGAAAACCGATCGACCACCTGCTCGACATCTGGAAACAGCGGACTGAATCGCCAACGGCCGCCCGGGGTTCCGCCGCGCGCACAGCGGTGCAGCGCGATCGGGTGACTCAGCTTTGGATCGAATCCCGTCTTCTCGAAATAACATCGAGCCGAGCACGAACGGCGCGGCGACAGGGAAATCCCGGACCCGAAGGAGCCGTTGGAAAGCTCACATCTGCGGAGCTGACCCAGCGGATCTACGAGGCTTGCCTCGACGTACTGGGAAGCGACGGCCTCGCCTACGCACCCGGCTACGAACTACGGCGCCCCAGCGGAATCTCGCGCGATCCCCAGGACGCCGCCATGCATTGGTATCTGCGCAGCCGCGCAGCCTCGATCGAGGGCGGAACCTCACAGATCATGCGGAATATTCTCGGCGAGCGGATCCTCGGACTTCCGAGTGAGCCCCGCGTCGACAAGGACCGCGCCTGGTCCGCGCTGCGCAAGGGGGATGCGGAATGACGGCCGCCACTGCGCAACCCGTCGCCTCCGAACCGCTCGAACTGGGATTCACGGATGAACAGGAACAGCTTCGCGAGCTCGTGCGCAGCTTCCTGGCCGCGAACTCGAGCGAAGAAGACGTACGCGCCCTCATGCAAACGGAGGAAGGCTTCGACGAGAAGGTTTGGAGCCAGATGGCGGAAGAACTGGGCCTTCCCGGTCTCCTGATCCCCGAGCAGTTCGGAGGAGCGGGCCTAACAGCCGTCGAAGTCGGGATCGTACTGGAAGAGATGGGGCGCACGCTCTACTGCGGCCCCTTCCTTTCGACTGCGGTGATGGCCGCGAGCGCGCTGGTCGAAAGCGGAGATTCCGCCGCTCAGGCGGAACTCCTCCCGGACATCGCAACCGGGCAGACGCGCATGACACTGGCCTTTGCGGAGCAGGGCCAGCCCGGCTTCGATCCGGAAACCCTTGCCTGCGACGCTCTGGACGATGGGGATGGGGTGCTTCTCAATGGCGTGAAGGACTCGGTGGTCGACGGTGCCACGGCGGACTCGATCCTGGTCATCGCCCGCGGCCGCGATGGCCTCGGTCTCTTCCATGTCGATGGCGCGGCCACAGGACTCGAGCGCACTCCGGTCCCGACGCTGGACCCTACGCGCAAGCTCGCGCGGCTGCACTTCTCGAAGACACCGGCCAGGCCGATCGCTGCCGATTTCGCGGCGATCGAAAGCACGCTCGAGCGAATCGTCGTCGCGATGGCCTGTGAGCAGGTTGGAGGAGCGCAGCACTGTCTCGACATGGCCGTCGAATACGCACAGGAGCGCATTCAATTCGGCCGACCCATCGGTTCCTTTCAGGCCATCAAGCACAAGTGCGCCGACCTGCTCATCGGCGTCGAAGCGGCGAAGTCAGCGGCACGCTACGCAGCGGCCTGTGCGGCTCATCGGCCCGACGAACGGGCCGTCGCCGCGAGCATGGCAAAGGCGTACTGCTCCGATGTCTACACCCGCGCGGCGGAGGAGAACCTGCAGATCCACGGCGGCATCGGCTTCACCTGGGAGCACTCCTGCCACCTCTATCTGAAACGAGCGCGAAGTTCCCAGCTTCTGTTCGGCGATCCACTTCATCATCGCGAGCACCTGGCGTCGCTCGTCGGAATCTGACGCCATCACCTGGCAAGGAGGACAACCTTTGGAAAGCGAGACTCGGAAGATCGACGTCGGCGGCCACAAGCTGCGCCTGAGCGTCGCCGGAAATGGTCCTCCGGATTTTCTCTGCCTTCACGGCCTCGTCGATCGCATCGAGATCTGGAAGCGCCTGGTCGGACCGCTCTCGGAGCGGGGACGCGTCGCCTGTATCGACCAGCGCGGACACGGAGAGTCAGAGGCACCTCCCGGACCCTATCGACGGGAGGACCTCGCGTCCGACGTATCCGCCACGATTCGCGAACTCGGAGCGGAGAAGGTCGTACTGGTCGGACATTCGATGGGCGGGATCATCTCGATGACCACGGCCCTCAGCCACCCCGAGCAGGTCGCTGGCCTGGTCCTGATCGGCACGGCGAGCCAGTGCAATGAGAAGACCGCGGGCTGGTACGAGCGAATCGCGCAGGCCGGCGAGAAGGACGGCAACGCGGGTCTCGCACAGGCCATCTACAGGGGAAGGGGCAATAAGGTCATCGAGGGCGACGCCCAGGGGATCGCCGATGTGACGCGAACGCTCAAGAGCCTCTACGAAGATCCGCTGACACCCAAGCTTTCGGCCATCACCTGTCCCGTCCTGCTGATCGTGGGCGACAAGGACCCGATGGGACCCAAGGCATCCTCGATCATCGCGGCGCGATTTCCCGACGCGGAACTCGTGACGGTTGCCGATTGCGGCCACTGGGTGCACGTGGAAGAACCCGAAGCTGTGCTCGACGCAATCGATCGTTTCCTCGCGCGACTCGATTCATAACCCGCAGCCATTTCAGACCCCCTATCCGAACGGAGAGAATCATGAGCGAACCGCGAATTCCCCTGCTTCCGATCGACGAAGCGAAGCAGGCGGCCTCCAAGATGAATGTTCACGAGGCCGTCGCCGACCTGAGCATCTTCCGCATCCTGTTTCGCCAGCCCCAACTGGCGAAACGAGTGAACGATCTCTTGATGACCTTGCTCTTCAAAGGCTCACTCGATGGACGCCTGCGTGAACTCATCATCATGCGCATCGGCTGGGCCACCGGGTCGGTCTACGAATGGACCCAACACTGGCGAATCGCACGACAGCTCGGTGTGGAAGAATCCGATCTGCTGGCTCTACGCGACTGGCAGAAACACACGCACTGGTCCGATGCCGACCGAGCCATCCTGCGCGCGACCGATGAGACCCTCGAAAACGGAGCCATCTCAGGAGAGACCTGGACCGAGTGCGCGAAACACCTGCACAGCGATGCCGAGCAACTCGAACTGGTTTGCGCCATCGGCGCCTGGCGGATGATCTCGCAGATCCTCAAGAGTCTGGAAGTACCGCTCGAAGACGGCGTAGCTCCGTGGCCGCCGGACGGGCTTCGCCCGGAAGGTGAGGTCTCCTGACATGCCGATGAATACCGAACTCGTAGGACGATCGTATCCCGAGACCCGCTATCGAGTCAGCACCGAAGCGACCCAGAAGTACGCGCTGGCGACAAACGATTTCAATCCTCGATTCTTCGAAGGCGCTCCCGACCTGATCGCACCCCCTGTGTTCCCAGTCGTCTATCACCCGCGCGCACTCGGACAGGCGATCGGCGACCCCGAGCTTGGCATCGACTTCAAACGCGCCCTCCACGGTGAGCAGGACATGCGCTTTCACGCGCCGATCCGCCCGGATGACGAGATCACCACGGCAGCTCGCATTGAGTCGATTCGCGCAAAGGGAACGGGCGAGACCATCACGCTGGACCTGGTTTCGCACAATCAGAACGGCGTGTTGGTGGAGTCGACGCTCTTCACGCTATTCGTACGAGGACCGTCGGGCGCTCCGAGCAACGACCGCGAAAAGAGCGCCGCCGAGCGCCCGGCTCCGGCAAGCGATCCGATCGCGCGAGTTGCGCAACAACTCGACGACGACCAGACGTTCCGCTACTCGGAGGCGTCGGGAGATCGCACGAAGATCCATCTGGACGAAGGGGCGGCCCGACGAGCCGGGCTTCCCGGCATCATCGGGCACGGGCTGTGCACGATGGCCTTCGTTTCACGGGCCCTCATTGACGAGTTGGCCGACGGCGATCCGACCCGACTTGCACGCCTATCGTTGCGTTTCGCTCAGCCTGTGATTCCGGGCGAAACACTCGAAACTTCGATCTGGTCTTCGGACACGCCGGGAACCTTCAGCTTCGAAACAGTCGACCCCCGCAAAGCCCCGGTTGTTTCTCAGGGTCTTGTCGAGATCCGTTCCGAGACATCATGACGCCCGGTTCAATCATCAGCGGGGAAAGGATCCTGACGCGCGAACGCTTGTTCAAGCGCGCGGGCCAGGCGTCGAGTGGTTTCAACTCTTTGGGAATCGGCGCGGGCGATGCGGTGGCCATCATGCTCCGCAACGACTTCCCGTTCTTCGAAGCGACTTTCGCAGCGGGTCGCCTGGGCGCTCACGCGGTCCCGATCAACTGGCACTACATGGGCGAGGAGACCGAGCACATCCTGCGCGATTCCGGGGCGAAGGCCCTGGTCGTGCACGCAGATCTGCTTGCGCAGATCGAAGACTCCCTTCCCGAAAACGTGACCGTACTCGTCGTTCCGACTCCGACCGAGATCCGCGAGGCCTACCGTATCGATCCCGAACGAGCGGAGGTTCCAGCGGACCGCCTGAGCTGGGACGCCTGGATCGACGGATTCCCCGACTGGGTAGAGCCGCCCCGCGATTCACCCGGTGCCATGATCTACACGTCGGGTACAACGGGTCAGCCCAAGGGCGTGCGCCGGAAGCCCGCAAACGCGGAGCAGATGTCGCTGGGCCGGAAGATCGGCGCCCAGCTGTACGGCTTCGGTCCGCAGATGCGCGCAGTGGTAACCGGACCGATGTATCACATCGCACCGAACACCTTTGCCATCGTGGCTGCGGCCCTCGGCGACCGCGTCGTACTCCAGCCCCGCTTCGACCCCGAAGAGCTACTGGCATTGATCGAACAGCACGAGGTCAGTTCACTCAATCTCGTGCCCACGATGTTCAACCGCCTGCTTCGACTTCCCGATTCGGTTCGAACTCGCTACGACCTCAGCTCGCTGACCAATGTCGTACACAACGCCGCGCCCTGCGCCCCCGAGGTCAAGCGCGCCATGATCGAATGGTGGGGCCCGGTCATCTGGGAACTCTACGGCGGTACCGAGTCGGGACCTGCGGCCGGTTGCGGAAGTGAAGAATGGCTTGCGCATCCGGGTAGCGTGGGAAAGGCCCTGCCCGGCTCGACGATTCGCATCCTCGATGACGATGGAAAGGAATTGCCATCGGGTGAGGTAGGCGAGGTGTTCATGCGCAGCGAAGCGAACTCCGAGTTCACCTACCACGGACGGGAAGACGAACGACGCGCGATCGAACGCACCGGTCTGATCACTCTGGGAGACATGGGGTACCTGGACGGGGACGGCTTCCTGTTTCTGTGCGATCGCAAGCGAGACATGGTCATCTCGGGCGGTGTCAACATCTACCCCGCGGAGATCGAATCCGTCCTGATCGGAGTGGAAAGCGTCGCCGATTGTGCGGTCTTCGGCATCCCGGACGACGAGTTTGGCGAATCACTGATCGCAATCATCGAGCCTGAACCGGGAACCTCCCCGAGCGCCGATTCCATAAAGCTGGCGTTGGAAGGAAGGCTCGCGCGCTACAAGATCCCGCGCCGAATCGAGTTTTCGACGGAGCTTCCGCGGGAAGACTCCGGGAAGATCTTCAAACGCAAGCTCCGCGACCAGTACTGGAGCGACGAGAACCGACGCATCTGATCGCGCTGAATACGCAGCACGAAGACCCGACAAACGGGCAACTCGGAGAGCGCGCAAGACGGCCAGGCGGGTGTTTCGACAAATTTCGCGGGCTGTCCTTCCGCCGCTCCGAAGGCCCTTTGTAGGTGCCCGGCCGCCCGCGCCCGTTCGAGAGCCGCCGGATTCTCCGACTGCCGAATCTGTGCCGGCCGATAATGGGCGGTCCTACTAAGTAGATAGGGGGGCGATTCTTCCTATCCACCTATACGGGTCGGGTCACGGTTCCCATTTTGTGGGACCGCAAGAACGAGACCATCGTGAACAACGAGTCGAGCGAGATCATCCGGATGTCCAACAGTGAGTTCGATGCGATCGGAAACGCGAGCGTCGACCCCTCGATATCTCGTCGGGGACCGAATTACCGAAGCGGATTGGCGGCTCTTTACGACCTTGGTTCGATTCGACGCGGTCTACGTGGGCCACTTCAAGTGCAACCTCCGCCGGATCGCCGACTACCCGCACCTTTCGCGAGCCTCTGGGGCTAAACACCCCCAGGGACAGGTATTCATGCACCAACGCGTCTGCCAGCCAGAAACTGGGCCCTACCTAAGAAGAATCTCAACTCCAATTCAAGGAGCCGAGAGTCTGAAGGGTCTAAGGTAGGC
The nucleotide sequence above comes from bacterium. Encoded proteins:
- a CDS encoding alpha/beta hydrolase, with translation MESETRKIDVGGHKLRLSVAGNGPPDFLCLHGLVDRIEIWKRLVGPLSERGRVACIDQRGHGESEAPPGPYRREDLASDVSATIRELGAEKVVLVGHSMGGIISMTTALSHPEQVAGLVLIGTASQCNEKTAGWYERIAQAGEKDGNAGLAQAIYRGRGNKVIEGDAQGIADVTRTLKSLYEDPLTPKLSAITCPVLLIVGDKDPMGPKASSIIAARFPDAELVTVADCGHWVHVEEPEAVLDAIDRFLARLDS
- a CDS encoding acyl-CoA dehydrogenase → MAEIRDEELRERTRALLEEVHPDDPAVDRVTFRGAQFDHGLGMVHFPEGRGGLGFQPKQQQVVNDELRLRTKTRYRDSIVNLIGIGMAAPTLLTYASEELQKRFLRPIFTGEEIWCQLFSEPGAGSDLAALGTRAERAGEEWLVNGQKVWTTLAHVSRFGMLLARTDPERPKHDGLSYFILDMQAPGVEVRPLHQITGEAEFNEVFLSDVRIPDDWMLGNEGQGWRVAITTLMNERVAIGGGEGVGRRKPIDHLLDIWKQRTESPTAARGSAARTAVQRDRVTQLWIESRLLEITSSRARTARRQGNPGPEGAVGKLTSAELTQRIYEACLDVLGSDGLAYAPGYELRRPSGISRDPQDAAMHWYLRSRAASIEGGTSQIMRNILGERILGLPSEPRVDKDRAWSALRKGDAE
- a CDS encoding PaaI family thioesterase; amino-acid sequence: MEEIRSWVENSPYSKFLGVRLDHIDEKSARLILPYQDENSNPGKALHGGCAASLGAIGGQAVARAALGPESGAWHTAQMQVSYLAAAIGEDVIAEAELLRRGKELCFVSIGVKTAEGKQIASITTTVRGRMGAELVETAASSGDHGESDPGPMGPHIGKVPFIGNRGIAVEHMAGGTSRLVMPYSENNADLAGGVHEGAVLALLDTTGAMGSWAESGPGRYKASTVSMQLQNLAPAPKADLVAYGRCAQRDGAIFWTDVEVASAVDGRIASRGTVLYRIVT
- a CDS encoding AMP-binding protein; translation: MTPGSIISGERILTRERLFKRAGQASSGFNSLGIGAGDAVAIMLRNDFPFFEATFAAGRLGAHAVPINWHYMGEETEHILRDSGAKALVVHADLLAQIEDSLPENVTVLVVPTPTEIREAYRIDPERAEVPADRLSWDAWIDGFPDWVEPPRDSPGAMIYTSGTTGQPKGVRRKPANAEQMSLGRKIGAQLYGFGPQMRAVVTGPMYHIAPNTFAIVAAALGDRVVLQPRFDPEELLALIEQHEVSSLNLVPTMFNRLLRLPDSVRTRYDLSSLTNVVHNAAPCAPEVKRAMIEWWGPVIWELYGGTESGPAAGCGSEEWLAHPGSVGKALPGSTIRILDDDGKELPSGEVGEVFMRSEANSEFTYHGREDERRAIERTGLITLGDMGYLDGDGFLFLCDRKRDMVISGGVNIYPAEIESVLIGVESVADCAVFGIPDDEFGESLIAIIEPEPGTSPSADSIKLALEGRLARYKIPRRIEFSTELPREDSGKIFKRKLRDQYWSDENRRI
- a CDS encoding acyl-CoA/acyl-ACP dehydrogenase, whose protein sequence is MTAATAQPVASEPLELGFTDEQEQLRELVRSFLAANSSEEDVRALMQTEEGFDEKVWSQMAEELGLPGLLIPEQFGGAGLTAVEVGIVLEEMGRTLYCGPFLSTAVMAASALVESGDSAAQAELLPDIATGQTRMTLAFAEQGQPGFDPETLACDALDDGDGVLLNGVKDSVVDGATADSILVIARGRDGLGLFHVDGAATGLERTPVPTLDPTRKLARLHFSKTPARPIAADFAAIESTLERIVVAMACEQVGGAQHCLDMAVEYAQERIQFGRPIGSFQAIKHKCADLLIGVEAAKSAARYAAACAAHRPDERAVAASMAKAYCSDVYTRAAEENLQIHGGIGFTWEHSCHLYLKRARSSQLLFGDPLHHREHLASLVGI
- a CDS encoding alcohol dehydrogenase catalytic domain-containing protein, which produces MTLPKTSLAMVQTAARTLEPMDIPLPEIDDDSGLVRIEACGICGSDYEQFEGVLRTPMPAVPGHEPLGVVAKIGDRAAQRWGVDVGDRVAVETMLSCHHCGPCLGGSYHLCNSRRIYSYIPLSDAPGLWGSYAQYMYLDPNCVVHKVDSSLDASTAVMFNPLGAGFRWAVEIPGTGPGDTVLIQGPGQRGLASVLACREAGAAKIIVTGLEADAQKLALAREFGAHATIDVQNENVRTRVKELTDGRGADVVVDVSSYATEPVAQSLDYVRMGGTVVLAGVKGFKEVPGFVSDKVVMKEITIKGAIGVTSTGYANAIRLLESRKYPVERMHTHDFDLREAELAIRTLAREIPGEESIHSCLIPEA
- a CDS encoding enoyl-CoA hydratase, yielding MPINPDSVGLKGEPVRRSWKSKDALLYALGVGAGTEELAFTTENTKDTPQRVLPTMAVVLGGGGVPFDKLGSFNAALMLHGAQGIELLDEIPAEGEIESTGSIGAIWDKGKAASVEMLSESINVATGKPLFRTKMTAFLRGEGGWGGERGPSPTWELPSKKADHEVRYSTRADQPLIYRLSGDRNPLHSDPSFAKLGGFERPILHGLCSYGFTGRALLHSLCDGDPARFKAMDARFSKPVMPGDDLVVSIWANGNEAQFQTKNQDGDVVIDQGVVKFA
- a CDS encoding helix-turn-helix transcriptional regulator gives rise to the protein MSANTNERPLRSDARASRASLLAAAKQLVAEDGLDALTVVAVAQRAGLNRSTAYQHFRQREDLVHAVGAQFARELRETFGQTRDLGDQIDFFAHHFRENPDIARIWMFHLLRDDETVSKPGWDEYVSALERLADSPRSQDGIDAEMLCVIGMTSALVWSLMVRQRCTSEDQARSETSRFARELKRLFLHGALRPERWPELANELAQ
- a CDS encoding dehydratase; the protein is MPMNTELVGRSYPETRYRVSTEATQKYALATNDFNPRFFEGAPDLIAPPVFPVVYHPRALGQAIGDPELGIDFKRALHGEQDMRFHAPIRPDDEITTAARIESIRAKGTGETITLDLVSHNQNGVLVESTLFTLFVRGPSGAPSNDREKSAAERPAPASDPIARVAQQLDDDQTFRYSEASGDRTKIHLDEGAARRAGLPGIIGHGLCTMAFVSRALIDELADGDPTRLARLSLRFAQPVIPGETLETSIWSSDTPGTFSFETVDPRKAPVVSQGLVEIRSETS
- a CDS encoding carboxymuconolactone decarboxylase family protein, which gives rise to MSEPRIPLLPIDEAKQAASKMNVHEAVADLSIFRILFRQPQLAKRVNDLLMTLLFKGSLDGRLRELIIMRIGWATGSVYEWTQHWRIARQLGVEESDLLALRDWQKHTHWSDADRAILRATDETLENGAISGETWTECAKHLHSDAEQLELVCAIGAWRMISQILKSLEVPLEDGVAPWPPDGLRPEGEVS